The Deinococcus koreensis genome window below encodes:
- a CDS encoding V-type ATP synthase subunit F, with translation MTRGTSQTQRVAVLSDAETATGYRLAGATVLEATPATALAELERAIQADLYGLIAVDTGLIPDPITATARLMRGRDLPILLPIPSLKDAFSPDTVDAKAYMGKLVRDTIGFDIKL, from the coding sequence ATGACCCGGGGCACTTCCCAGACCCAGCGCGTGGCGGTGCTCAGCGACGCCGAGACCGCGACCGGCTACCGGCTGGCCGGGGCCACCGTGCTGGAGGCCACTCCAGCCACTGCCCTGGCTGAACTGGAGCGGGCCATCCAGGCCGACCTCTACGGACTCATCGCGGTCGATACCGGTCTGATCCCCGATCCGATCACGGCGACGGCCCGCCTGATGCGCGGCCGCGACCTGCCGATCCTGCTGCCGATCCCCTCCCTGAAAGACGCCTTTTCCCCCGATACCGTGGACGCCAAGGCCTACATGGGCAAACTGGTGCGCGATACCATCGGCTTCGACATCAAGCTGTAA
- a CDS encoding V-type ATP synthase subunit A, whose translation MTQNKSGVVQSIAGPAVIAKGMYGAKMYDIVRVGTERLVGEIIRLDGDTAFVQVYEDTSGLTVGEPVQTTGLPLSVELGPGMLNGIYDGIQRPLGKIREASGDFIARGIEVSSLDREQLWDFTPSVNVGDSVGGSSILGTVPEFSFTHKILTPPEKSGRVSWIAPAGQYNIDQTIARLEDGSELRMAHYWPVRAPRPVAKKLDPSLPFLTGMRILDVLFPLVMGGTAAIPGPFGSGKTVTQQSVAKYGNADIVVYVGCGERGNEMTDVLVEFPELEDPKTGGPLMHRTILIANTSNMPVAAREASVYTGVTLAEYFRDQGYSVSLMADSTSRWAEALREISSRLEEMPAEEGYPPYLGAKLAAFYERSGAVTTLGGEDGAVSIIGAVSPAGGDMSEPVTQATLRITGAFWRLDAGLARRRHFPAINWNGSYSLFTPILDKWYRANIGEDFPELRQRISSILQEEASLQEVVQLVGPDALQDNERLIIETGRMLRQDFLQQNGFDPVDASASMPKNYGLMKMFLKFYDQAGAALSSGSSIDEIIQSPVIEKLARARYTPEGDFAAYADGVLSELDSTFKAVKA comes from the coding sequence ATGACGCAGAACAAGAGTGGCGTCGTGCAGAGCATCGCCGGCCCGGCGGTCATCGCCAAGGGCATGTACGGCGCCAAAATGTACGACATCGTGCGCGTGGGCACGGAACGTCTGGTGGGCGAGATCATCCGCCTCGACGGCGACACCGCCTTCGTGCAGGTGTACGAGGACACGTCCGGCCTGACGGTCGGCGAGCCCGTGCAGACCACGGGCCTCCCCCTCTCGGTGGAACTGGGGCCAGGGATGCTCAACGGCATCTACGACGGCATCCAGCGCCCCCTGGGCAAGATCCGCGAGGCCTCGGGCGACTTCATCGCGCGCGGCATCGAGGTCTCTTCGCTCGACCGCGAGCAGCTGTGGGACTTCACCCCCAGCGTGAACGTGGGCGACTCCGTGGGCGGCAGCTCGATCCTGGGCACCGTGCCCGAGTTCAGCTTCACCCACAAGATCCTGACCCCCCCCGAGAAGAGCGGCCGGGTCTCCTGGATCGCGCCGGCCGGCCAGTACAACATCGACCAGACCATCGCCCGCCTGGAAGACGGCAGCGAACTGCGCATGGCCCACTACTGGCCCGTGCGTGCCCCCCGCCCCGTGGCGAAGAAGCTCGACCCCAGCCTGCCCTTCCTGACCGGGATGCGCATTCTGGACGTGCTGTTCCCGCTGGTCATGGGCGGCACCGCCGCGATCCCCGGCCCCTTCGGCTCGGGCAAGACCGTGACCCAGCAGTCAGTGGCGAAGTACGGCAACGCCGACATCGTGGTCTACGTGGGCTGCGGCGAGCGAGGCAACGAGATGACCGACGTGCTGGTGGAGTTCCCGGAACTGGAAGACCCCAAGACCGGCGGGCCGCTGATGCACCGCACCATATTGATCGCCAACACCTCCAACATGCCGGTGGCGGCGCGTGAAGCCTCGGTGTACACCGGCGTGACCCTGGCGGAATATTTCCGCGACCAGGGCTACTCGGTCTCGCTGATGGCCGACTCGACCAGCCGCTGGGCCGAGGCGCTGCGCGAGATCTCCTCGCGCCTGGAAGAGATGCCCGCCGAAGAAGGCTACCCGCCCTACCTGGGCGCCAAGCTGGCCGCCTTCTACGAACGCTCCGGCGCCGTGACCACCCTGGGCGGCGAGGACGGCGCGGTGTCGATCATCGGGGCCGTCTCCCCGGCCGGCGGCGACATGTCCGAGCCCGTGACCCAGGCCACGCTCCGGATCACCGGCGCCTTCTGGCGTCTGGACGCCGGTCTGGCGCGCCGCCGCCACTTCCCGGCGATCAACTGGAACGGCTCTTACTCCCTGTTCACGCCGATCCTGGACAAGTGGTACCGCGCGAACATCGGCGAGGACTTCCCCGAACTGCGCCAGCGCATCAGCTCGATCCTGCAGGAAGAGGCGAGCTTGCAGGAAGTCGTGCAGCTCGTCGGCCCCGACGCCCTGCAGGACAACGAACGCCTGATCATCGAGACCGGCCGCATGCTGAGGCAGGACTTCCTGCAGCAGAACGGCTTCGACCCGGTGGACGCCAGCGCTTCCATGCCCAAGAACTACGGCCTGATGAAGATGTTCCTGAAGTTCTACGATCAGGCCGGCGCCGCGCTGAGCAGCGGCTCGAGCATCGACGAAATCATCCAGAGCCCCGTCATCGAGAAGCTCGCCCGCGCCCGCTACACGCCCGAAGGTGACTTCGCGGCCTACGCGGACGGCGTGCTGAGCGAACTCGACAGCACCTTCAAGGCGGTGAAAGCGTGA
- a CDS encoding V-type ATP synthase subunit B has protein sequence MTLLQKEYNDVAYISGPLLFVNAASDLAYGAIVNIKDANGKMRGGQVISVSDQNAVIQVFEETRGLDLATASVSLVEDVARLGVSKEMIGRRFDGLGRPIDGLPEVVAERRQSINGQPMNPAARAKPEEFIQTGISTIDVQTSLIRGQKLPIFSGSGLPHNELAAQIARQAKVPGHEGDFAVVFAAMGLTQREVSFFTQEFERTGALARSVLFLNKADDPAVERLLTPRMALTTAEYLAFEHGYHVLVILTDLTNYCEALREIGGAREEIPGRRGFPGYMYTDLASLYERAGVVEGKPGSVTQVPILSMPDDDITHPIPDLTGYITEGQIVVDRTLNSKGIFPPINPLPSLSRLQGNGIGKGKTRADHKNISDQLFAAYANGLDLRKLVAITGEDALTETDKLYLKFADDFEVYFIGQGDQDRSIEDSLTVAWGILSKLPQSQLTRISKDSIDKFYGTKMDEMWKGGRSMQ, from the coding sequence GTGACCCTACTGCAGAAGGAATACAACGACGTCGCGTACATCTCCGGGCCGCTGCTGTTCGTGAATGCCGCCTCGGATCTCGCGTACGGCGCCATCGTGAACATCAAGGACGCGAACGGCAAGATGCGCGGCGGGCAGGTCATCTCGGTCAGCGACCAGAACGCCGTGATCCAGGTGTTCGAGGAAACCCGCGGCCTCGACCTCGCCACCGCCTCGGTGAGCCTCGTGGAAGACGTGGCCCGGCTGGGCGTGAGCAAGGAAATGATCGGCCGCCGCTTCGACGGCCTGGGCCGCCCCATCGACGGCCTGCCCGAAGTGGTCGCCGAGAGGCGCCAGAGCATCAACGGCCAGCCCATGAACCCGGCGGCCCGTGCCAAGCCCGAGGAGTTCATCCAGACGGGGATCTCCACCATCGACGTGCAGACCAGCCTGATCCGTGGCCAGAAGCTGCCGATCTTCTCGGGCTCGGGTCTGCCGCACAACGAGCTGGCGGCGCAGATCGCCCGTCAGGCCAAGGTGCCCGGCCACGAGGGCGACTTCGCCGTGGTCTTCGCCGCGATGGGTCTGACCCAGCGCGAGGTCTCCTTCTTCACGCAGGAGTTCGAGCGCACGGGCGCGCTGGCCCGTTCCGTTCTCTTCCTCAACAAGGCCGACGACCCCGCCGTGGAGCGTCTGCTGACCCCGCGCATGGCCCTGACCACCGCCGAGTACCTGGCCTTCGAGCACGGCTACCACGTGCTGGTGATCCTGACCGACCTGACGAACTACTGCGAGGCGCTGCGTGAAATCGGCGGCGCCCGCGAGGAAATCCCCGGTCGGCGCGGCTTCCCCGGCTACATGTACACCGACCTGGCCTCGCTGTACGAACGCGCCGGCGTGGTCGAGGGCAAGCCCGGGAGCGTCACCCAGGTGCCGATCCTCTCGATGCCCGACGACGACATCACCCACCCCATCCCCGACCTGACCGGCTACATCACCGAGGGGCAGATCGTGGTCGACCGTACCCTGAACTCCAAGGGCATCTTCCCGCCGATCAACCCGCTGCCCAGCCTGAGCCGCCTGCAGGGCAACGGCATCGGCAAGGGCAAGACCCGCGCCGACCACAAGAACATCAGTGATCAGCTGTTCGCCGCGTACGCCAACGGCCTCGACCTGCGCAAACTGGTGGCCATCACCGGTGAGGACGCGCTGACCGAGACCGACAAGCTGTACCTGAAGTTCGCCGACGACTTCGAGGTCTACTTCATCGGCCAGGGCGACCAGGACCGCTCTATCGAGGACTCCCTGACCGTCGCGTGGGGCATCCTGAGCAAGCTGCCCCAGAGCCAGCTGACCCGGATCTCCAAGGACTCCATCGACAAGTTCTACGGCACCAAGATGGACGAGATGTGGAAGGGCGGCCGGTCAATGCAGTAA
- a CDS encoding V-type ATP synthase subunit D — MAGQISPTRSALLASKASLKTASGGADLLKRKRDALIGEFFALVKDALAAREQLSGVSKGAYTSLFGAKAWDSPEAVESLSLAGSSDYQIDMQIENLYGVKVPKINVPERAQASAFSPINVGARTIQASTDFGGVLEAIVKVAGTETKLRRIGEEIKKTSRRVNALEQVVIPGIEADIRFIRSVLDQREREAGFTQKKIKAKIELKNKVAREALAATSHGSAAD, encoded by the coding sequence ATGGCAGGACAGATCAGCCCCACCCGCTCCGCGCTGCTGGCCAGCAAGGCCAGCCTGAAGACCGCGTCCGGCGGCGCCGACCTGCTCAAGCGCAAGCGCGACGCATTGATCGGCGAGTTCTTCGCGCTGGTCAAGGACGCCCTCGCGGCGCGTGAACAGCTCTCGGGCGTCTCCAAGGGCGCCTACACCAGCCTGTTCGGCGCGAAAGCCTGGGACAGCCCCGAGGCCGTCGAGAGCCTCTCGCTGGCGGGCAGTTCCGACTACCAGATCGACATGCAGATCGAGAACCTGTATGGAGTGAAGGTGCCGAAGATCAACGTGCCCGAGCGTGCTCAGGCCAGCGCCTTCAGCCCGATCAACGTCGGCGCCCGCACCATCCAGGCCTCGACCGACTTCGGCGGCGTGCTGGAGGCCATCGTGAAGGTCGCCGGCACCGAGACCAAGCTGCGGCGCATCGGCGAGGAGATCAAGAAGACCTCCCGCCGCGTGAACGCGCTGGAGCAGGTCGTGATTCCGGGCATCGAGGCGGACATCCGCTTCATCCGCTCGGTGCTCGACCAGCGCGAGCGCGAGGCGGGATTCACGCAGAAGAAGATCAAGGCCAAGATCGAACTGAAGAACAAGGTCGCGCGGGAAGCCCTGGCCGCGACGAGCCACGGTTCGGCTGCGGACTGA
- a CDS encoding type II toxin-antitoxin system PemK/MazF family toxin — MTDWQGCQRGEVWQVQFNPSLRSEGKDEHPAVILSIDQLNRSRMPLTTIIPFTSAVPRYEGMLNVRVEPDASNGLTKISWAQPHMIRAVNRELRLVRRRGALAEADFARIQEAVRDVLGL, encoded by the coding sequence GTGACTGACTGGCAGGGTTGTCAGCGGGGCGAGGTCTGGCAGGTGCAGTTCAACCCCTCTCTTCGAAGCGAGGGCAAGGACGAACATCCGGCGGTGATTTTGAGCATCGATCAGCTCAACCGCTCGCGGATGCCGCTGACCACGATCATCCCGTTCACCAGCGCCGTGCCACGTTACGAGGGGATGCTGAATGTGCGCGTGGAGCCGGATGCCAGCAACGGCCTGACTAAGATCAGCTGGGCGCAGCCCCACATGATCCGCGCCGTGAATCGCGAGCTTCGGCTGGTGCGTCGGCGCGGCGCTCTAGCCGAAGCGGACTTCGCACGCATCCAGGAAGCCGTGCGGGACGTGCTGGGGTTGTAA
- a CDS encoding Uma2 family endonuclease, whose amino-acid sequence MYPLHGQAGASKRHTLIGGNIFGTLYQNARKAGGHLYQNDMKLVVEGSAFVYPDVMLVWEPDDGSPHAETSPCLLVEVLSESTASHDRFGKHGIYTTIPSLQTYLIVEQSERRVYAYGRDGERWVLSDLQGEGHIDLPCLGRRLSLDETYDGVV is encoded by the coding sequence TTGTATCCCCTACACGGGCAGGCTGGGGCGAGTAAGAGGCATACGCTGATCGGAGGCAACATCTTCGGCACTCTGTATCAGAACGCCCGGAAAGCCGGGGGCCACCTCTATCAGAACGATATGAAGCTGGTCGTCGAGGGCAGCGCCTTCGTCTATCCAGATGTCATGCTGGTGTGGGAGCCCGACGATGGCAGCCCCCACGCGGAAACCTCGCCATGCCTGCTCGTCGAGGTGCTTTCAGAGAGCACCGCCAGCCATGACCGCTTCGGCAAGCACGGCATCTACACCACCATTCCCAGCCTTCAGACCTACCTGATCGTGGAGCAGAGCGAGCGGCGTGTCTACGCTTACGGGCGCGACGGCGAGCGCTGGGTGCTCAGCGACCTGCAGGGCGAGGGCCACATCGACCTGCCCTGCCTGGGCCGCCGCCTGAGCCTGGATGAGACCTATGACGGGGTGGTGTAG
- a CDS encoding xanthine dehydrogenase family protein molybdopterin-binding subunit: MTTPTTYLGKRRRIIDGLEKVRGRARYAADVGLPGLLCARPVLSPYPHARIVGIDASAALTVPGVVAVLTADDLNGGRVAHSRPSMILAAGEVVFAGQAVAVVVAHTGAQAADGAALLDIDYEVLPSVDDAAQALTNEVLVWPQGVPKSEASLASLHGGEAGAQGAAAPSNIDEQRVFERGDAAAALAGAHRVVEGTYTNAAVHQAYLEPHAVVAEPGRRPGQVTVYTSTQGQYTVRSEVAGALGLRVGDVRVEPMTVGGGFGAKYGIIDALVAATALRVERPVRMVLSRTEDMLTTMPAPRTTIRVRLGADQSGKIVGLDVRAVIENGAFRFGHAGIIATVIGGMYRCEHVRIETQELLLHRAPTGAYRAPGMPQALFALESAVDELARALGHDPLELRLLNAVGAGDSTGTGRPWPDIGLKDCLERVREHGLWQSRGTAANEGVGLAIGGWPGAFSPAGAVCRVDTDGTVRLHVGSVDISGVHSSMVLIAAETLGVDPDSVEIVQGTTDSGPFAPGSGGSQVTVSLSGAVLDASTQVREQLLDLAATHFEAHRDDIELAQGHARVKGVPGQSVTLGQLARRGQSTPGGPGPVVAEGRAAMKAGAPGFTAQLVRVRVDPATGHVTPLEAVIVQDVGYALNPLLVEGQMHGGMAQGLGIGLYEGLNFAGGSLTNPNFMEYAFPTATDIPPLTTVIVERPSEHGPFGARVVGEPPITAGAAALANAIRDAVGVRITELPVTAQKVWELMEEGRPAAD, from the coding sequence GTGACGACGCCCACCACCTATCTCGGCAAACGCCGCAGGATCATCGACGGCCTGGAAAAAGTCCGGGGCCGCGCTCGCTACGCCGCCGATGTCGGGCTGCCCGGTCTGCTGTGCGCCCGCCCCGTGCTCTCGCCCTACCCGCACGCCCGCATCGTGGGCATTGACGCCTCCGCTGCGCTGACCGTACCCGGCGTCGTCGCGGTGCTCACGGCCGACGACCTGAACGGGGGCCGTGTGGCCCATTCGCGGCCCAGCATGATCCTGGCCGCGGGCGAGGTGGTCTTCGCGGGGCAGGCGGTCGCGGTGGTCGTGGCGCACACAGGCGCCCAGGCGGCCGACGGCGCCGCGCTGCTGGACATCGACTACGAGGTGCTGCCCAGCGTGGACGACGCCGCGCAGGCCCTCACCAACGAGGTGCTGGTGTGGCCCCAGGGCGTCCCGAAGTCGGAGGCCAGTCTGGCGAGCCTGCACGGCGGGGAGGCCGGCGCCCAGGGCGCGGCCGCGCCCTCGAACATCGACGAGCAGCGCGTCTTCGAGCGCGGAGACGCGGCCGCGGCCCTGGCGGGTGCCCACAGGGTCGTCGAGGGTACGTATACCAACGCCGCCGTGCATCAGGCGTACCTGGAACCGCACGCCGTGGTCGCGGAACCCGGCCGCCGGCCCGGTCAGGTCACGGTCTACACCAGCACCCAGGGCCAGTACACGGTACGGAGCGAGGTCGCGGGCGCCCTGGGCCTGCGCGTGGGCGACGTGCGCGTGGAACCCATGACGGTCGGCGGGGGCTTCGGCGCCAAGTACGGCATCATCGACGCGCTGGTGGCGGCCACCGCCCTGCGCGTGGAACGCCCGGTGCGGATGGTGCTCTCGCGCACCGAGGACATGCTGACCACCATGCCCGCCCCTCGCACCACCATCCGCGTGCGCCTGGGAGCCGACCAGAGCGGGAAGATCGTGGGTCTGGACGTGCGGGCCGTGATCGAGAACGGGGCCTTCCGCTTCGGGCACGCCGGCATCATCGCCACCGTCATCGGCGGCATGTATCGCTGCGAGCACGTGCGGATCGAGACCCAGGAACTGTTGCTGCACCGCGCCCCCACCGGGGCCTACCGCGCGCCCGGCATGCCGCAGGCCCTGTTCGCCCTGGAATCCGCCGTGGACGAACTGGCCCGCGCCCTCGGCCACGATCCGCTGGAGCTGCGCCTGTTGAACGCGGTGGGCGCAGGCGACTCCACCGGCACCGGCCGCCCCTGGCCCGACATCGGCCTGAAAGACTGTCTGGAGCGCGTGCGCGAGCATGGGCTGTGGCAGTCGCGGGGCACCGCTGCGAACGAGGGCGTGGGCCTCGCCATCGGCGGCTGGCCCGGCGCCTTCTCGCCCGCCGGCGCGGTGTGCCGCGTGGACACCGACGGCACCGTGCGCCTGCATGTGGGCAGCGTGGATATCAGCGGCGTGCATTCCAGCATGGTGCTCATCGCCGCCGAGACGCTGGGTGTCGACCCGGACAGCGTGGAGATCGTGCAGGGGACGACCGACAGCGGCCCCTTCGCGCCCGGCTCGGGCGGCTCGCAGGTCACGGTCAGCCTGTCGGGCGCGGTGCTGGACGCCAGCACGCAGGTCAGGGAGCAGCTCCTCGACCTCGCCGCCACGCATTTCGAGGCCCACCGCGACGACATCGAACTCGCGCAGGGCCACGCCCGCGTGAAGGGGGTGCCCGGCCAGAGCGTCACGCTGGGGCAGCTCGCCCGGCGTGGCCAGAGCACGCCCGGCGGCCCCGGCCCGGTGGTCGCCGAGGGCCGCGCCGCGATGAAGGCCGGGGCGCCCGGCTTCACGGCCCAGCTCGTGCGCGTGCGGGTCGATCCGGCCACCGGGCACGTCACCCCGCTGGAGGCCGTCATCGTGCAGGACGTCGGCTATGCCCTGAACCCGCTGCTGGTCGAGGGACAGATGCACGGCGGCATGGCGCAGGGCCTGGGGATCGGCCTGTACGAGGGCCTGAACTTCGCGGGCGGCAGCCTGACCAACCCGAATTTCATGGAGTACGCCTTCCCGACCGCCACGGATATCCCGCCTCTGACCACCGTGATCGTCGAGCGGCCCTCCGAGCACGGGCCGTTCGGGGCGCGCGTGGTGGGCGAGCCGCCCATCACCGCCGGGGCCGCCGCCCTCGCCAACGCCATCCGGGACGCTGTGGGGGTGCGGATCACCGAACTGCCCGTCACGGCGCAGAAGGTGTGGGAGCTGATGGAGGAGGGGAGACCCGCCGCCGATTGA
- a CDS encoding cytochrome c biogenesis CcdA family protein: MLLILVAFLGGVLTVLSPCVLPVLPVLLSGTVGGRGRPPGIIVGFIGSFVLLTLFLASIVGALNLSPDVIRWVAVALLLGFGLTLALPALHTRFELVMARAVPQRRGRDGDGFLGGMLVGATLGVVWTPCVGPILASVTTLALSGQVTGFAFAATLAYALGVAVPMLGVMWGGRKLLHRPALLGRLAGIQQAFGVVLVLFAVGMVFGLDRQAQTVLVNSIPALQKLTFLEETAVVQQELERQTR, from the coding sequence ATGCTCCTGATTCTCGTGGCGTTCCTGGGCGGCGTGCTCACCGTGCTCTCGCCCTGCGTGCTGCCGGTGCTCCCGGTCTTGCTGTCCGGCACCGTCGGGGGGCGGGGCCGGCCGCCGGGCATCATCGTGGGCTTTATCGGCAGCTTCGTGCTGCTCACGCTGTTCCTGGCGAGCATCGTGGGGGCGCTCAACCTCAGTCCGGACGTGATCCGCTGGGTGGCCGTGGCGCTGCTCCTGGGTTTCGGCCTGACCCTGGCTCTGCCCGCGCTGCACACGCGCTTCGAGCTGGTGATGGCCCGCGCCGTGCCCCAGCGCCGGGGCAGGGACGGTGACGGTTTCCTGGGCGGCATGCTGGTAGGCGCCACCCTGGGCGTGGTCTGGACACCCTGCGTCGGGCCGATCCTGGCATCGGTGACCACCCTGGCCCTGAGCGGTCAGGTCACAGGCTTCGCCTTCGCCGCCACGCTGGCCTACGCCCTGGGCGTGGCCGTGCCCATGCTGGGCGTGATGTGGGGCGGCCGGAAGCTGCTGCATCGGCCCGCGCTGCTGGGTCGTCTGGCGGGCATCCAGCAGGCCTTCGGGGTCGTGCTGGTACTGTTTGCTGTGGGCATGGTCTTCGGGCTGGATCGCCAGGCCCAGACCGTGCTGGTGAACTCCATCCCGGCCCTCCAGAAGCTGACCTTTCTGGAAGAGACGGCAGTAGTGCAGCAGGAGCTGGAACGACAGACGCGGTAG
- a CDS encoding TlpA family protein disulfide reductase has translation MNKFLLPALTAALIAATAAASMTKPATDTMVKPADTMTKPADMAGHDTSSMDKMTKGYQVYSKAAFDAAKGSVRVLFFHATWCPNCKGADADITKNLAKLPAGVVIFKTDYDKETALKKQYAVTYQHTFVLVDAQGKALKKWAGGGLKEIMANAAAAKKM, from the coding sequence ATGAACAAGTTTCTTCTGCCCGCCCTGACCGCCGCCCTGATCGCCGCCACCGCCGCCGCCAGCATGACCAAGCCGGCCACCGACACGATGGTCAAGCCTGCCGACACCATGACGAAACCTGCCGATATGGCCGGGCACGACACGAGCAGCATGGACAAGATGACGAAGGGCTATCAGGTCTACTCGAAGGCCGCTTTCGACGCCGCGAAGGGCAGCGTGCGCGTGCTGTTCTTCCACGCCACCTGGTGCCCCAACTGCAAGGGCGCCGACGCCGATATCACCAAGAATCTGGCGAAGCTGCCGGCCGGCGTGGTCATCTTCAAGACCGACTACGACAAGGAAACGGCGCTGAAGAAGCAGTACGCCGTGACCTACCAGCACACCTTCGTGCTGGTCGACGCGCAGGGCAAGGCCCTGAAGAAGTGGGCGGGCGGCGGCCTGAAGGAAATCATGGCCAACGCCGCCGCTGCGAAGAAGATGTGA
- a CDS encoding sigma-70 family RNA polymerase sigma factor has protein sequence MTDPRPLTLAAPPARSVDDVTLVARLRRRDEAALGEVYDGHAGAVYGVLMRLLDHASAQEVTQDVFLRLWERPDAFDPARASLRAYLLVMARSRGLDRLRAQRATLPLYTDEGAELPLPDARPGPVHGSETAQRRERIQAALNELSPTHRESVERAFLRGQTREEIAHAMDVPVGTVKSRLSYALKHLKRVLGEEVSVWLD, from the coding sequence ATGACTGACCCCCGTCCGCTGACCCTGGCCGCCCCACCGGCCCGGTCGGTGGACGACGTGACGCTGGTCGCGCGCCTGCGCCGCCGCGACGAGGCGGCGCTGGGTGAGGTCTACGACGGGCACGCGGGCGCCGTGTACGGGGTGCTGATGCGCCTGCTGGATCACGCCAGCGCCCAGGAGGTCACCCAGGACGTGTTCCTGCGCCTGTGGGAGCGCCCCGACGCCTTCGATCCGGCCCGCGCCAGCCTGCGTGCCTACCTGCTGGTCATGGCGCGCTCGCGGGGCCTGGATCGCCTGCGCGCCCAGCGGGCCACCCTGCCGCTCTACACCGACGAGGGCGCCGAGCTGCCCCTGCCCGACGCCCGCCCCGGCCCGGTGCACGGCTCCGAGACGGCCCAGCGCCGGGAGCGTATCCAGGCGGCCCTGAACGAGCTGTCGCCCACGCACCGCGAGTCGGTGGAGCGCGCCTTCCTGCGCGGGCAGACGCGCGAGGAGATCGCCCACGCCATGGACGTGCCGGTGGGGACGGTCAAAAGCCGCCTGAGCTATGCCCTGAAGCACCTGAAACGCGTGCTGGGAGAGGAGGTGAGCGTATGGCTGGACTAG